TGATGCCTTTTGGCTGATGATCATTATTGGATTAGACCAAGCTGGGGCTAATGGAGATCCGAAATCTTGAATCTAGCAGGCCTTGTCATGCATGTAACTGTGCTGAAGCTAGAGAGGCCACCAGAGCTAGTGGATCAGAGATCATTAGCACTACTTTTGCTAGTGACCAATTAGGTAACTGTCCGATATCTTCAGGCTCCCTGAAGCAAATTAAAAGCAGATCGATAGCAGGCCAGCAGGGCCCCTGGAACTAAACAAACCACTGGCACAACCATATATACATTTTCACTTTCCTTCGATCATAAATAAATCTGGAACAGTGAATTGGGTCATGAAATTTATATATATTCCTGTCTCCATCATGGACTAACAAGCACTTGTGCTCAAATCTCTTGCTTTACCGGTGGTTCAAAGATCCTTCCAGTGAGAGAAGATCATGCTGCAATTGTGCTGATATTGATTGAATTAGTTAAGCACAAATCAGGAGGTTAGTGCAGTGACAGTGTATGGTCACCAAGAAAGCAAGCAAGAATATATCCAAAACTACTACGTACATGAAAACGACGGCTCCAATTATTGTTATCTCCGCCGGTGTTGGCATTTCATACCGCCGGTGTTCGGCTGGTGTTGTAGCCTCCAGCgttacaatatttttctctcacatcgctccagctccagcctccagccaccagccaggtaacagtgtttttctctcagaccactgcagctccagcctccagctccaaccTGTCGAACGCAGTAATAATTCTCCTGAGAACTGAGCTAGTGAGGATTGGGATAGCCTTCCTTTTTTATACATGCCAAATGCATACCGTAGCGAGCAGATGCTCCCGCTGTGGCGACGGCTGCGGCCACAGCTCGATGGCTTgccgcgtcgccgccaccgcaggCCAGAGAAGAGGTGAGGCCGCCACCATGCgctgcggcggaggcgccgccgctgggctGAGGCTCTTCGGGGTGCAGCTCGGTGCCGCGGCAGGTGGCGCCGCTTCGCCGGCGCTGCAGCTGCACAAGAGCTACAGCGTGGACTGCCTGAACCTGCAGGGTTCTGCTCCTGCCTATGCTGCTCGCGTCACGGCTCCTCTGCTtctgtcgccgtcgccgtcgacggcTTTGCTCCTGTCGATCGACGAGTGCTCGACGGAGAGGGccaccgacggcggcggctaccTCTCCGACGACGGCGCTCGCGGCGGCACGGCGTTGCGGGAGAGGAAGAAGGGCGTTCCGTGGAGCGAGGAGGAGCACAGGCTGTTCTTGGAGGGGCTGGAGAAGCTCGGCAGGGGCGACTGGCGAGGCATCTCCCGGGGCTTCGTCACCACGCGGACGCCCACGCAGGTCGCCAGCCACGCGCAGAAGTTCTTCCTCAGGCAGAACAGCGCGGGGAAGAACAGCAACGCAAAGCGCCGGTCCAGCCTCTTCGACCTGGTAATCAAAGCCGCAGGCAGCAGCTGCACAATTCTGAATCTTTCAGTTTACTTTTTGGAAGAACGAAATGATCTTAACCGAACGCGAGCCTAATAATTGTACATGTCGATGACAGGTTCAGAATTGTGAGGGTGGACTCGTCTCCGATCCTTCGGACGGCAAGGCCGCCGCAACCTCGGAATCTCTGTATCCGAAGGCATTGTGCGATGTGTACCGGAAGGAGTCGACGGCCATCCATGCGAGGATGACAAGGCCTTCGTCAGAGAGCGCACCAGTTTCAGAGAAAGTTACAGTGGCGACAGAGCAAGCTCACGGGTACCACTGCTCTCCGTTAAACCTGGAGCTCGGCATGTCCCTGACGACGCCGTCCATCGGAACCTAGCAGTCTCATGAACAAGACAAGTTCAGCGAAAAGCTGAAGCTCGTAGCTGCCCCCCACAGCCATGAAGATGGTTGTAAACGAAGCTTGTAATCCAGCCGCCTTATCCAGATAATTACAGGAATCAGAGTATTGTTTCCCTGAAAACAGCAGCAGTAAACCTGCTACTTTCCCAAGAAAATGATGTTCACTAGAGTACAGCACGTCTGCACTAGCTTATCTGCACTTGGGCTGCTGCAATGAAGCAGAAAACTACTCTTCACCTGAACTTTTTGCTTGTGGCCGGTATGACGAAAGTAGAGTGAACAAATGGCAATTGGCACTTGCATTGATTGGGAAAGCCGAACTGACGTGCTCACCGCATCGACAAAGTGGTTGCAGCGTCAATGGCAACTAGGATGGTTAGTGCGCTAACGCCGCGCCCGTAGGGAAGACATGTAAGGACTATGTTATTATTTAACCTTATTGTTAGTATAGTATAATTAATTAATGGCGTCTTTACGGCTGCAGTACAACAGTACAAACTATAAAGGCGACGAATAATGTTGGCGCATGCAGGGTTGTAGACTTGGGCATGTTTGAATTGTCTAAATTAGGTgctaaattttaaaaattttgaaTCTTGACTAAAAGTTAGCTCATCCCGTTGGGATTCTTGTTAAGAGgagctagtgctaaagtttagcatttTTAGATATTAACCTGGAGCCAAACAACCTCGTATAAATATGATGTAGGTCTGAATAAAGAAAAATATGTGGACTAAGGGTCTATTtggaggagctaaaattgagtgctaaactttagcacataTTAGCACTCATGCACATACTAAAGTTGAGTGttggctaaagtttagctcatCCACCACCGTTTGGAAAAGCTAGTgttaaagtttagcactttcaCCTATTAGCATTTGGATTCAAATAAAATCTAAGTTGGTACTTGGGAATTATAGTATTTGCGAAGCACGTGCATAGAAAAAAATGTATTTAAGAAATTGAAACAAACAATAGCAGCATACATCTGCCCTCGTTTGTTATTGCATGTCTGCAAAGAGCAGGGGACGGCAAGGGCGATGTTGAGCGACGATAGAGGGAAATTTTAGCGAGGCAAGGACGGCGGCATGAAGCCTCCACGAGTGATGCGCATATGACCGGTTGGGCCCACGAATATCGTGAAGTGAGCGAGCCGAGTAGAAAAAGCCAGGCGCGCGTACGCGTCTGCCACATGAGGCGGAGGTGGTCGCGTCCAGCGGACATGCGGCGCGATAGCACAGGCAAAATAGCTGAGGCTCTCGTTGGCTTCCGTTTGGTTCACCGATATGAATGTACTAGGTAAACCGCGCGCTACGCCGCGCCCAGTTAGAAATATGGAGCAAAAGAAGCAAAAGAGTTGATGAGTTGAAATTTTTCATTGCATAGAATTGTTCAATTGCATAAACTGAAGTTCAGTATTTCAGATCATGGCATACTGAATTTTGAGGAACAAAAGCTCAGAGTTTCAGTTCATGTCACAATCAAATGTTGGATCTGGAGAATCGAAATTACATGAAAGAAGCTTTAGAATAGCACAACAAAATAGACTATTCTCTTTGTTTGGATCGACCACATCAGGTTCTTGGAAAAGGACAGCTGTTGTGTCTCCGTAATCACGTGCTCTTTGTACAGTTGCTGTGATTCCATATTATGGAAAAGAATGACCTTCCTCTAGGCATCAGCAGAGATCTCCAGAGCTTGTACAGGGAGGAAAAATCATTTCATGATAACAACAATCTGACGGTTATGTACCTACAAAACAAACAACACTACTCACTGCAATCTATGAAGCAGGATCTATCCTCCATGCCTCTTATTTATTAAGGGACAAAGGAAATAACAACGTATGGTATGCATCAAAAAGTTCTATGTGCAACTTAGCATGCTGCTGGAGGCTGGACATTCTATCGAACTCGCTACAGGTAGTGGAGGTGTGTTGTTGGACTCTATTTAATGAGAAATTGTACCTTGCAAAGTCCTGAAAGAAATATAGAGGTAATTTAAGCTCACTCGAATATCTACAGTTCTGAAATAGCTGAACTTCAAGCTGACTGCGCAGAGATGATATATATGTTTGAAGTATAGCAAGCATCGATTCATGAATTGGCTTCTCCTGTCACAGAAAGCAAATCATAGCTTAGTCCAACCTACATGATCAATTTTTGGTATAAGCAGCACCAGGTCATTCACTTATATGGCCAGAAGAAAACCTGCCTTTCCAAAACTATTCCATGCTATTTGTAATTTTCAAGCTCAGCGCTCATACCACACTACGAGAAAACACCTTCTGTTGCATAAGTTTACCTGGTGTAGGCATGTGTGGCCATATGATATGTAAGCAAAGCAAAAATTAAACTCGCATCAGTTTCGTAAAGTGCGACATTGAGTTCCTGGAAAATCAAAGTGGGTAAATCATGGAACTATATGCGACCATCTCTCAGTTTCGCGGTGTTAGATTCTATCTCTACACAAGGTCCCTAGCACAGCGCTCTCAGGACCATCTTTCATGAGATCCACAACTTTAAAAATTCATTGACATATTACTCTGCTTTCAAGAAGTCAGTTAATCCCAATCTAAATGTTCATTATACACCAAATTCCTCCTTTTCTTGCCTTTGTAAAAATACTTCAGTAAAAGTCAATGCAAGGTAAAACAAATTGCTTCTAGGAGCACACTATAAATTCTGAATGAACCACTACTCCGATCTCTCTAACTCCAAACTGCTAGACTTGTACACGAATTTAGTCTTCACCTCAATCTGATAAGCACTCAAAGACTCAAAAGTACCTATTGTGTCGATAGCGATAAGCACTTGAAGACTTATACACTTGCGAGTTTGGTATATCGACACTTTAGCACTAACTAACCAAGTGTACATCCTAAACTTGAGTAGTCCTTCTCTCCGGTTTGCTTGCTATCTTAAGGAGTTTAGTTTTATGTCATATaaacaaaaatcaaacaaaaccATTTACATCAAAACTGTACTGTCTGCACTGAACGGAGTATAGCTGGATTCATGTTTACCTACCATTGCAATGCTCTGCCTTCCCAGCATGAATGTTTTAGCAATTAAGAAGGTTAGACTAACTCAGGTAGATATTGGATGTGTAACCACTTGATTAGTATTTCAGATCAAAATAAACTACCAAGTCCAGAAACAGACCTGTGTTGCCATTATATGCCTGTAGTATTTGTCAAGATGTCAACATAAGGTCATATCTGTCGCAATTCCCGTAGAATCATTCGTTACTGACCCTATGCAATACATACCAATGTCTCTCCACAATCTGATTTCAAGTGCATTTTGCATCCAATTTCAATAATATAACTAATCTACTATCAACCATAGAGGAACTATGTGCAAgaacacacacagagagagagacctAGGGTTTGATTCTTACCATTGGGGGGATCTCAAGTGGATCCATCAGAGAACACCGGAATGGAGGAGTCGCAAGAAGGGATGGCACTGGAGCCGAAGAAGCAGGACGCTAGGGGGTGCACCGCTGGCCAGAGCCAGCGCGCCAGCTCTGTAGGGTGTCGGCCCTGCAGATGCGCGCATGGAAGACACCCGCCTTGGGCACCCCCGCGTGCGGTCCGTGGTGGCCCGCATGGATGGCTTCGTCGGTGGGGGGAGGGCCGGCTGTCGCCAGGGGAGAGccgcgcagggcggcggcgaccgcccaAGGGCGGCGTGGTGATGGGGGAGAGGCGTCGCCGGCCGTGAGGCCGTGGGGAGCACGGCGAGATCCGCCAGGGTGGAGGCCCGCGGCCACCGGGATGGAGCGGGGGGTGGGGAGGGCGCGGGTACCTTGACGGACGACGGCTCCAGAGGGCAGAGCCGACCAAATCCGCCACCGGCATGACGCCGGTTGGATCCCCCGCCGGTGCCGGGGTGGACTGGACGGCGGGGGTCGAGGGGTGGGGAACCCGGGAGGGTTCGGCGGCCAAGGGAGGCGACCGGCggcaggggaggagggcgagggtggaggagggcgaggggcaGAGGGCTGCGgggtgggggcgggggcggagggctgcggggcggcggcggggagcgctAGGGCTAGGGTTAAGGAAGGGACGGAGGAGGTCGGGGGAGGGGGCGTTGGCCGCTGGGGGTGGGAGGCTGTAGCGGCCTAGCGGGGGGTGGCGCGGcgggtttttttttgcaaaaatatatGGACGGCGGGTTAGAATAAAAGAACTTGAagagtctatttgcaaaaagacCAAAGAACGGCGCAGATCGACCCCCGcgacggatcggacggctcgCGTCGGGCTACTCTCTCCGGGTGACACGCGTCGCTCTTGGGGAGACGGAGCGCTCCCAGGGTTTCTTCCCACGGCGGATAGGAGTTAGAGTATACATAACATAATTGGCAAGCATTTGGTAGACGAGTATACGATTATTATAATTCTACTATAGTGcgtcaaaacaaaaaaaaaatatctacTATACTGCGTCAGTGCGCGTCTGCGCACTTGTTAATCGGGCTAGCATTCGGTGCTAGGTTCACTACCGCTGCCCGGATTCAGCCAGCTACTCATGTCAACCAGAGTTTCCTTTTGTCTACTGCATATATGTGGTGCCATCTCCTTTTCAGAGAAGGGACCAAGACCTGCATATATATGCCTTTTTGTCAGTGCAAATTAAATAAAGAAGATGGAAACATGCATGCCTAGGTATGTATGTGGTGTGTTGCAGAGAGCCGGGTGTGCGTTCGCCAATAATGGAGGAGCATGTCATGTAAGTGTATCTGGTGCTTATCCGGGGACGTCGTCTGAAGAAGATTAAGACGTGTCATCCAAATCGAAGACGGCTGCCTCCCTTCGCTTTTGCTGTGGGGATAAGCCGATAGTGCAGGTCTTTGCGGTATTTTACAAAGGCGAACCAACCTATTGCTTTCGTAAAAAGGTCAAGCAGAGTGCTGAAGAAAGATGATAAGATATAACACCAatactttattatattttattttaagCAAATATATTGCATATGCTAGTTCTGAAAAGAGGATGGAATATGCCGTGTATACACTTTTTTAAACACAGTACAAACACTCCCATGTATACATGTACGCCAAAGACTGAGTCATTGACAAAGTCAATACAGACGACGCGCTATCAACAACAGGCAAATCGTCTCCCTGCCGAAAGGTAGCGGTGAGCAAAGACATATCGCGTGGTCCTGTTCGTAGGTAAGACAAGACGGCATATGCCACGTCAGCATATATGCGGTCGCGTGGGATGATGACCGGTCACCGACATGTACAGCGGTGCTGCCACAAATGAAATCTTGGCCTTGTTTGGCAGCGCGCTAGGATTCTAACGCTAGAGGAGAATCTCTCCCGCATGAAGGGctgaatgaagtctatttgcaaattttttttagggatgtgtgtaacttttcgcgacgaatctaatgacagtaattaattgacgattagctacagtgatgctacagtaaccatcctctgatcgcgcggtcaaagacctcattagattcttcagggtcactaatgcggggttctgaagttggttttataaattgactttgtttgacaccgtaattaacggtcaaagttattactattcactagcgctacaaaaccaaacaagacgCAGACGTTTCCTGGCCATGCAATCTTGGGCTACCCACCCACCCCCGGATCAGGGCGCCTATCATTCATTCGGGTTTCGTCTATTCAGGGCAAAGCGGACGAGGGAGTCTAGTCTGACTCGGGCGTTACACGGGCAGTAGTCCAAGATCTGGCGTTTTTGGACGCACTGGGATTATGCGAAGAGCCCCTTTCGAGCGACGGCGACGCGCGAGCTACCATGTCTCCGGCCTTTCAACTTGTTTTGGTGGAGGCGAGGAGGCCCCACTGCTGACGTGGGTAGGGTATGCCAGCCGGGCGGAGTTGTCAAAGGAGCATGCTCGCTCGAGGCACTTGGctttgttgctgttgctgactTGTGCAGGCCTTCGTGGATAGCAGCAGGCGCGCGCGTCGGCGGTGGTGTGGTGACACACCGCCACGTCGACCGGTGACTATTATCCTTGGTGCTTGATGCCCGTACGTAGTGTGTGGCGCACGTCGATCGccggacgccggcgacggccgtgCTAAGTGCCGACTTCTTCAAAAAAAGCAACCGCCAACGCCAATAGGCACGACAAAACAATGGGGGATAGAACTTCAGAGAATTCGTGagttgaaatagaaaaaaaactcATGTGCCCTTGTACCATGTCTGGGCCGAATCTGAACCGTAGCAGATCACCGGGCCCATGGACTTCACATGATGGAAGGGCCGAAGGCCGAAGGCGAGGAAAATAGGCAATAGCAAAACGAAAACATAAACTGGCGTCGCCCGGACTCGAACCGGAGACCTTCAGTGTGTTAGACTGACGTGATAACCAACTACACCACGACACCTGTTGTACAATTTTTCAGATTACATTATTACTTTACATTAAACTGGCATGCACGCACACAAAAGCGGCGGCCGTGGCAGCTGTAGTGCCGATCGACAAACACCGAGTGGCAGTTGGCAACCGGAGCAGCCGAGCAGGGGAGGACCGGAGGAAGAAACTTTGAATGGCACCCGTATGGACATGGACGGGTATACGGTATACCCGAGGCCAGCAGCAAGTAATAATCgtcatgtgtgtgtgtggggggggggggcacgccATGGGCCAAATCAGCTATATGAGATAGAGAGAGGTGACCGGCAACCGTCGTCGTCTGGAACTCTCTCGTTTCTCTCTCGGCGACTGCAGGGGCGGCGAGAGTTTCTGGTTCTCTCGCCGGCGGATTCGCCGTTCCCCTCCGCCTCCGATGGCCTTGGAGGTGAGGGGAACGTGCGTATTCCTACCCGGCGGTGTAGATTAGGGTTCCTTAGGTTTAGGATTTGGTCTTCCCGTCGTGCTCgtgtggtggaggcggcgcggcaacCGTGGAATAAGGTCCTCCGGCCCTCTTTCCACCTCGTCGTCACTCGCTCCGGTGCCGGCGATGGGCTTGTGGGGTTTGTGCTCGTCGGATTTGGAGCTCCAGATCTTGACGAGCCCTGTACAGGAGTCTGCTGCCGTCAGGCTTGGCCGGCGGCGCTACGCGAGGTGACCAGCGGGGAGGCTGTGTGGTTCGCGGATGTCAGGTTTGATGGCCTGGTTCTTCCTTCTCCCGTCCTCTGGCAGGATTGCCAGGTCAAGGCTCAGGTCAGCGCGGGGCGCGTCCCCGGCCGATGGCCTTTCACTGTCTTCTTCCCGTCCATGGCGGGATTCGTCTGCGGCTCTTGTCAAAGCCTCTGTGCGATGGTGCTTTCCTGGGCCTGTGGATGGAGG
The nucleotide sequence above comes from Panicum virgatum strain AP13 chromosome 3K, P.virgatum_v5, whole genome shotgun sequence. Encoded proteins:
- the LOC120700475 gene encoding transcription factor MYBS2-like; translated protein: MHTVASRCSRCGDGCGHSSMACRVAATAGQRRGEAATMRCGGGAAAGLRLFGVQLGAAAGGAASPALQLHKSYSVDCLNLQGSAPAYAARVTAPLLLSPSPSTALLLSIDECSTERATDGGGYLSDDGARGGTALRERKKGVPWSEEEHRLFLEGLEKLGRGDWRGISRGFVTTRTPTQVASHAQKFFLRQNSAGKNSNAKRRSSLFDLVQNCEGGLVSDPSDGKAAATSESLYPKALCDVYRKESTAIHARMTRPSSESAPVSEKVTVATEQAHGYHCSPLNLELGMSLTTPSIGT